A stretch of DNA from Peromyscus eremicus chromosome 18, PerEre_H2_v1, whole genome shotgun sequence:
tttctattaccagcttgatacagtaaacattcttatcctaatagtgaaatgtttcactgaggcttgcccagtggttgagtaaaaccaaaacttactatcagccacagtcatcctagggtcccccctgctatgtagcctccctggttctgtgggcatttttttttttttttttttttaaataagcataaCAAGAACAATTAGCTGAGCGCGGTGGCCCAGGCCGGTAAATCCCGGGACTTGGGAGGCGAATTCAgaagcatcagaagttcaaggttatccttggctaccaAGTAAAATTGAGGCCAGGCTATATGCTACACGAGGCCCCGTGTCtcgaacaaaaccaaaaagctagAACAATTACTACCAAGTACAGACGGTATTTCTAAAAGTTCTTACAATAACCgtttcactttctcttctttttctttttgaacggAAACCCCAGGCTGGTACTGGGGAAGCATGACTGTTAATGAAGCCAAAGAGAAACTCAAGGAGGCGCCGGAAGGGACGTTCTTGATTAGAGACAGTTCGCACTCAGACTACCTACTAACCATATCCGTGAAGACGTCCGCCGGACCCACCAACCTTCGGATTGAGTACCAGGATGGGAAATTCCGGTTGGATTCTATCATATGTGTCAAGTCCAAGCTTAAGCAGTTTGACAGTGTGGTTCATCTGATTGACTACTATGTCCAGATGTGCAAGGATAAACGGACCGGCCCGGAGGCCCCTCGGAACGGGACTGTTCACTTGTACCTGACCAAACCTCTGTACACATCAGCCCCGTCTCTGCAGCATTTCTGCCGACTCACCATTAACAAATGTACCGGTGCCATCTGGGGACTGCCTTTACCAACAAGACTAAAAGATTACTTGGAAGAATATAAATTCCAGGTAtaagtatttctctctctctttttttttttttttaaacacatgccTCATATAGACTATCTCCGAATGCAGCTACGTAAGACTACCTGGAGGCCCTTCTCTGGATAAATGCGCAGAATTCTTTCTTAAGGACAGTTGAGCTCCATCTAATTTAAAGGTGTGAAGATGTAGCTAGGTATTTTTAAATTCCCCTAGGTAGTTTCAACTGAGTGATGCCTCCTTTTCCTATGGCTGGGCAAGATCAAATGgccctttaaaattaaaaacaaaacgtCCCACGTAAAAACGAGGGAATATCGCTATCAGAATGACCCGCCTTTTTTTCGGGTTCCTATGCACTGGGTCAAAAGTCCAAGCTCCATAGTTGCGTGTAGGAAAAGACCCTGGCTGGCCCAGGCTTAGCTGCCCTTGTAGGTGCCTGGTGACCAGTCTGTGTTAGAACATGTTATGTTTTACATACTGATGTATCTAGTAGGagttttgttaaaccaatcatgCTTGCATTTACCCCTCCGTTTATGCAATTAACCAAATCGACCAAAAATTAGTCACCATGAGATCCTGTATTTGTCTTTTTACTACACGTATGAACTCTCCCGTGAATGAGTACTGTAGTAATCCATTTCAAGGCAGCCTTACTTACAGAAACATTTCAAACTGGTGCAAACAGAAGAgacttctctcttttccttttaaggCTAAAGACAAGAATGTCATGCTATACAGGTGCAACTCAATCCTCGATAATAAAACCCAATGTAGATAGAGACATTTTACCCCTTGAAGTAGCTGTGAGTCCTAGCCTATTGCCATTGGATTTTGGAAATGGCTTTAGAAGTTTCCAAGTTGTCCTTGAATTGTCTGACCACGGACATCAACAGCTCTCTCCCTTCTACCATGTAGAATACTGACTTACTTTTCTTCCAGATATAGGGGGTACTTGCCTGTTTTTCCAAGTGTTTATTTACTGCTGTTACTATTTGATTAGAatgtattaaataattaaaaaaaaccctctgacTTTTACAAGTTGCATTTATTACTTTGAATTGTAGATGCACATTTCCATGGTAATAAAAGGTTGTCATAAAAACCTGTATCAAGTGAAATAAACTAAGCAATCAGCACAGGGTAGAACATTAACTCGCTCTCCTCCAAATAAGGGCTGCACCTGCCCTGCATGTTTTAGAAAGCATGGTTTACAGAGTAGGAATTGTCAGACAGCCTGGTCCTGTGCAACTTGGACGGGCATAATCCCCAGCCTTTCGTGTTTTCAAAACGATCAAAATTATGTCATGGTCTGATCGTTAACAAGTTGAGCAGACGCAATACTAAATAAAAGTGACAAGtcttcagcctgggctaccaagtgagtctcaggaaaagcgcaaagctacacagagaaaccctgtctcaaaaaaccaaaaaaaaaaaaaaaaaaaagtgacaagtCTTATGAACACTTTCTTTGGTCCCACAGTCTCATGACGGCTGCAAACGTGTTATCTTTCCTGGAGTCTAGACGTAGATTCTTCTGGCCCTCTTTACATGTTCCCTGCCGACTCGTAGACTACAGTGTTCCAGGGGAAACGTGAACCTGGTGTACCATGTGTACACGCTGAGTGAACAGAAAATTATAGAGTGCAGAATAATAGAACTTGCTTCTCAGATTATCTTGCAGTTTTTGAAATTCCCAAACAGTTTTGAACACCTGGAAGAGATTATTAAGCCTATCCAAACACGAAGGATTGCCGGGTGTGGCTCAGGAAGAGCCTCTGTAGCCTAATATTTAATTAAGAGCTAGTTTTACTGAGTCCGGTCAATGTTGGAGCCATAACCTCATTAGGGTGTTTAGatgctgtttttcttcttcacCACTCCCTCTCACACATGGACGTTTCTCTGGTAGAATGTTTGATTCCTGGTAGATCTCAGACACGATCAGTAGCAAGGGGCTTTGTGGAATTCCTCAGAGGTCTCCCACCACATCTCAGctgctgggggtgagggaggctATCCTGGGACGTGGGTGCCTGTGGGGTATGATAAGTTCCACATTACTGCAGCAAGTGACCTGCAGCTGGGGACAGCCCAGACTTCTGTGCATTGGGCTGTGAGACTGATTGCTTTATCTTTCCAATCCTCCTGATTCCGAGGAAGTTGATAAGCATCGGGGGACCATGTTTCTGCTTTACAGttcctaatatttatttattgagtacctTTGTGTGCCAGCTTCTTTATCCATATGATCGCATTTGATCTTCATAAGGACTGAAAGAGCAAAGTACAGTACTTACTGGAGGTGGAGGTGACTAGTCCTACATCGGTCCAGTTAACCAGTTAGAGATGGCTATATAGCAACCCTCAGCCTTTTTACTGTTGTGTCAACTAGAATACAGCAGGTAGCTTAATCAGTGTTGCACTGATTATTtgtctatgtgcatgtatgcgtgtgtatgtgtacacatgtgccagCAGGTCGTATACGTGGGAGATacaggacaacttggaggagttggttctcacctttcactgtgtgggtccagggattgaacttgggtccacCAGGCTTGCGGGCAGTGAGACATCTTGCCAGTCCTCCAGTCTATCTTATCAGTGACTTTTTCCTTGAACACCCCTGAAAGGGGCGCTTATCACGTTAAGGGGTaagaggggaggagtctgccCCTTTACTGGGTGACCACTAAATGATGCTGGTTACCATGGACTGCCCTGTTTTACATCcagtaaaacagaaacaaaaaacaggttCACCTAAAAGTTCCTCAACAGAGGCTGGAAA
This window harbors:
- the Socs2 gene encoding suppressor of cytokine signaling 2, with the protein product MTLRCLEPSGNGADRTRSQWGTAGSAEEPSPEAARLAKALRELSQTGWYWGSMTVNEAKEKLKEAPEGTFLIRDSSHSDYLLTISVKTSAGPTNLRIEYQDGKFRLDSIICVKSKLKQFDSVVHLIDYYVQMCKDKRTGPEAPRNGTVHLYLTKPLYTSAPSLQHFCRLTINKCTGAIWGLPLPTRLKDYLEEYKFQV